Genomic DNA from Candidatus Neomarinimicrobiota bacterium:
CATTTTCTCCTATCAAATTTACCCAGGAATTCCAATCGCTTCAACTGGATACTGGTGGACCGGTAAATGGTTACTTGAAACTTGATCCTTGAAACTTGATCCTTGACACTTGATCCTTGACACTTGATCCTTGACATTTGATCCTTGACATTTGACACTTGACCCTTGACCCTTGATCTTGCTTCTGGTCACATTTCTTGCGGTTTTTAAGGTACTTAGGGCGTACATTTGAGTGAGTAAGAAAACCTGCCAAAAGTTCACTAGAGAACCGCAATAATCCCAATCGCCAATTAGTTTCCGTTTCCAGCACAGTATACACGCAACCTCATCGTATTCGGTTTTTCTCGTGCCCAAGGCAGTGGAAGAGTAACAAAAAGGAGAAAGTACCATGAGTGATCGTGAAAAAGGAACCGTTAAGTGGTTCAATCCGAAGAAAGGCTTTGGCTTCATATCGCGTGAAGATGGCGACGATGTTTTTGTTCACTTCACATCAATTGACGGCAGTGGCTACCGGACGCTTGAGGAAGGTGAGCAGGTCGAGTTTGAAGTTGCGTCATCAGACAAAGGTCTTGAGGCGAGGGAAGTCAAGCGACTGTTCTGATCAATCCCTCGAGCTTCCAAAACCTCTCGGGGAACAGATACTTGGCTTCCCCCATCTATTTATCATTAGGTTGATTTTCCATGATTTGTTCTGCTTAAAACCGGTAAGATAAGACCGAGTGAGTCCCACCTGCCTGTGGACTCATCATTTGCTCCTCCGCCCCTCTCTTTTTCATGCGAATTGCCCCGGGTCGTTGTATATTAAACTATGGGAGCAGATCTCTGAGCTCTTGACCGTGCCGGCTGAAGCTGGAGTTATTACGGTTATTGGCTCAGAGGACTTTTTCACTGATAGACGTAGGGGAGGCACCATGCGTGAATACGTTGTGAGATTATCCTGGATCCTGGGCGCTCTTTTCGTCTTGACAGGAATTCTCGCCAAGCTATTTGGCTTCGATCCCGTTGGTGTTGGGTACAACATCAATTACTTTCATGCAACCAACACAGCGTTGCTTTTTGGCATTCTCTTTTCACTCCAGAAGCCCAGATAGCAGACCTGACCAAAAGGTT
This window encodes:
- a CDS encoding cold-shock protein, whose translation is MSDREKGTVKWFNPKKGFGFISREDGDDVFVHFTSIDGSGYRTLEEGEQVEFEVASSDKGLEAREVKRLF